CCGATGGCGCGGCCGTCGACAGCGAAGGCAATTACTGGTCGGCCATGTTTGAAGGCGGCAAGATCTTGCGCTTCGCCCCCGATGGCCATTTGCTGGGCGAAATTACCGTGCCCGTGCGCTGCCCCACCATGGTGACGTTCGGCGGCCCCGACCTGCGCACCCTGTACATCACCAGCGCCAGCCACAACCGCTCGGCAGCAGAAATCGCCGACTACCCGTTGACGGGTCACGTGCTGTCCGTGCGCGTGGACGTGGCGGGCCAGCCGGAAACGCCTTACCAGGCGTAACACGGTCAGGTATGAAAAAGCGCCGGCACCCGCGAGGGTCCGGCGCTTTTTTAACGCTCACGTAGGTCGGATTAGCGGGGCAAGGCCCCGCGTAATCCGACAACAGTGTTGGCCATGGTGCCGTCGGATTACCGCGACAGCACCTTGCGGATCGTCTCGGCCAATTCAGCCGCGACGAACTTGGCCACATAACCGTCGGCGCCCACGCCCTTGACGTGGTCTTCGTTGGTCGAGCCCGTCAGCGACGAGTGGATCACCACGGGAATGTTGGAGAAGCGGCCATCGTTCTTGATGTTGCGCGTCAGGGTAAAGCCGTCCATTTCCGGCATTTCCAGGTCGGTCAGCACCAGCGCGACCTTGTCTTTCGCCGTCTTGCCTTCCGTGGCCGCCTGGGCCGAGATCGCTTGCAGGCGCTCCCACGCTTCCTTGCCCGTCTTGGTCATGATGAAAGGCACGCCCATCGCTTCGAGGCCCTTTTCGATCAACGAGCGGGCCAGCGAGGAATCGTCGGCCGCGAGAATCACGGCGCCGGCCGGCAAGCGCACTTGCGGGCCGATGCTGTTTTCGTCCACGTCCGGGTCGCCCGACGGCAGCACGTTGCGCAGGATTTGCTCCACGTCCAGCACTTGCGCCAGGCGGGTCTTGTCCGTGTCGCCATCGAGGCGGGCGATGCTGGTGACGAGGCCGCCGCCGACGCTCGATTCGGCCGACAAGACCTGATTCCACTCGAGGCGCACGATTTCATCGACCTCTTCCACGGCAAACGCCTGTGTCGAGCGGGCAAATTCCGTCACCATCAGGATCTTCAAGCCGCTGCTCTTGCAACCGACCGCCATCGGCAAGTCGATCACGGGAACGATCTGACCACGGATATTGACCACGCCCAGCATGTGCGGGTGCGAACCAGCCACCGCCGTGATGGCCGGCATTTCCATGATTTCACGGACTTTGAACACATTGATGCCGAACAGTTCGCGGCTGGCCGAGTGATCACTGGTCCCCAGCTTGAACAGGAACAGTTCGAATTTGTTATTGCCTGTCAGGCTGGTGCGTTCATCGACATCTTGCTGCATTGAATTCATTGTGTCCCCTTGAGCCGTCTTGTAAAGTTAAGTCGCCCGCCCCTGATGCTGCGGACAGTGCGGACTGCACGTCGCATGGACGCCGGACGGCGGGTTTGGGGCATGGCCGGCGCTAACGGTGCAGTGTATATCGTACAACTTCATACAACCAATAGTTGCTATCGATTCGAGCTTGAATTATACGTTTTTTTACTTTCTTCAAAGCTACTTTACGCTGCCAACGGCGATCCTGACAGCATTTCTTGATTTCCTTGTTGCTACAGCGCAAATGATGACGGAGAGAATCGAAAATTTCCCTGGCAACCATGGTTGCTTTGCAAAGCCGATAACCAGCATGACGCTGCGCCGGCGCCGGCGAACGGCATATAATGGCCATGCCGGCATCGCAGGCAGGCATACCGGGCAAAATGGCGACGGCAGCGGATGGAATGTAGTAAAATTTCTTGCAATTGCCTGTTCTACGTAGTAAATTTACACCATCGATTATAGTAGCGACAGACTGGCACTTCCGGTCGGCTTTCTCCCCGCTCCGGCCCTTTTACTTTTGCGACGACACTCACTTATGGCACTTACCGATTTTGACCTGGTCCTGTTTGGCGGCAGCGGCGATTTAGCAATGCGCAAGTTGTTGCCTGCAATGTATGCGCGCGACGTCGCGAACGATTTGCCGCCGACGGCGCGCATCATCTGTGTGGGCCGCCAGGACAGCGGCCAGGATGCCTTCCTGAAAATGGTGGAGACCAATTCGCGTCCCCACATCAAGGCCAGCACCCTGAACGCCGCCACCTGGAGCAAGTTCTGCGCACGCATCGTGTACGTGTCGCTCAACGCCAGCGATGCGGCCACGTACGCGCCGCTGGTCGAAGCGCTGCGCGGCGACGCCGACCTGACGCGCGTGTACTACCTGGCGACGCCGCCGCATCTGTTTGCCTTGATCTGCGACAACCTGGAAGACAACGGTCTGGTCACGCCGAATTCGCGCGTGGTGCTGGAAAAGCCGCTGGGCCGCGACCTGGCCAGCGCCAAGCAGATCAATGCCGAAGTGGGCAAGGTCTTCCAGGAATCGCAGATCTACCGTATCGACCATTACCTGGGCAAGGAAACCGTGCAGAACTTGCTGGCCCTGCGCTTCGGCAACATCCTGTTCGAACCGCTGTGGCGCCGCGAATGGATTTCCGACGTGCAGATCACCATCGCCGAAAAGCTGGGCGTGGGCAACCGCATGGGTTACTACGACACCTCGGGCGCGCTGCGCGACATGCTGCAAAACCACTTGCTGCAACTGCTGTGCATCGTCGCCATGGAACCGCCGACCTCGATCGCGCCGGACGCCGTGCGCGATGAAAAGCTACAAGTGCTGCGCTCGCTGAAAAAATTCACACCGACCACCCTGGCGCAAAACATCGTGCGCGGCCAGTACCGCGCCGGCCACGTCGACGGCGCCACCGTGCCGAGCTACCGCGACGAGCCCGATGCGCCGGAACATTCGCGCACCGAAACCTTCGTCGCGCTGAAGGCGGAAATCGACACCTGGCGCTGGGCCGGCGTGCCGTTCTACCTGCGCACGGGCAAGCGCATGGCCGACAGCCTGGCCGAGATCGTCGTGCGCTTCAAGCAAATTCCGCATTCGATCTTCAACCAGCCGACGTCGAGCTTCCAGCCGAACTGCCTGGTGATCCGTTTGCAGCCGGACGAAGGCTTGCGCATGAACCTGATGGCGAAAACCCCGGGCGACGGCATGCGCTTGAAACCGGCGGAACTGGAACTCGATTTCCGCGAATCGTTCAAGACCCCACGCATGGACGCCTACGAGCGTTTGCTGCTCGACGTCCTGCGCGGCCAGCTGACCCTGTTCATGCGCGGCGACGAACTGGAAGCGGCCTGGGAATGGGTCGAGCCGATTCTCGACAGCTGGGAACAGAACGACAGCGCGCCGATTCCGTACACGGCCGGCACCTGGGGCCCCGCGGCCGCCAGCGCCCTGATCGGCCGCGACGGCTTGCAGTGGCGTGAAGAGGCCTTGCCAGAGGACTGAAGCCGTTAAGATTTGGCTTAACCCTGAACGGCGAAATACTGGGGTCGGACCCTGAGGGTCCGACCCCGGAACTTTGCTTTTGGGGTGAAAAGGACGCAAACTTACGGCATTACTGCCAGAAGATCAATCAATGCTACTCGATTCCATCCGCACCCAGCTCGATTCGCTCTCCAAGTCGGAGAAAAAGGTCGCGCTGGCCGTGCTAGACCAGCCCAACCAGACGGTCAGCCAGAACATCACGGCGCTGGCGAAAAGCGCGCAGGTGTCGGAACCGACCGTGGTGCGCTTTTGCCGCACCCTGGGCTATGACGGCTGGCATGAATTCAAGCTGAAACTGGCGCAGGGCCTGGCGCTGGCCATGCCGGGCGCGAACGAGCAGCCGGCGCAGGACGATCTGGCCGCCGACCTGGTGAATAAAATCTGCAGCCGCTCGATCAATACCCTGCTCGACCTGCGCAACAACCTGAATCCGGAAGCGATCCAGCGCGCGCTCGACATCCTGTCGCGCGCCAGCAAGATCGAATTCTATGGCCAGGGCACGTCGGGCATCGTGGCGGCCGACGCGCAGCACAAGTTCTTCCGCTCGGGCGTACCGACGGTGGCCTACAGCGACCCGAACATCCACAGCATCGCGGCGGCCCTGCTGCGCGGCGGCGACTGCCTGGTGGCCATCTCGCAGCGCGGCAACAGCCCCGCCCTGGTGCGCTCCGTGAAACTGGCGCGCCGCGGCGGCGCCGACGTCGTCGTGCTGGCCCCATCGGGCACGCCGCTGGCCGACCTGGCCACCGTGCTGATCCCGATCGACCTGGTCTTCAACACCGACCCCTACACGCCCATTTCGGCGCGCCTGGCCTACCTGGTCGTGATCGACGTGCTGGCCGTGGGCCTGGCCCTGCAACGGGGACCGGAATTCCGCAAGAAGATGCAGAATGCGCAAAAGGCGCTGCAGGAATTCGACATGCAGTTTGATTCGTTTATCGGCTAAAAAGCGGCAATCCGGGGCCAGACCCGCCGGGTCCGACCCCGGCACTTTAGCCCTTGGGTTAAAAGCGCCGCCACCGTCCCGCATTCGGTACAATACCCTGGCAAGCCCATTCACTCTTTCCTGTGCAGCCATGAACCAACTCGAACAACTGAAGCAATTTACTACCGTGGTGGCCGACACCGGCGACTTCCAATCGATCCAGGCCTACACGCCGCGCGATGCGACGACGAATCCGTCGTTGATCCTGAAGGCCGTGCAGAAGGATGAATACAAGCCGCTGCTGGAAAAGGCCGTGCGCGACCATCCGAACGCCTCGACCACCGAGATCATCGACCGCCTGCTGATCGCCTTTGGCGTGGAAATCCTGCAAACCATCCCCGGCCGCGTCTCCACCGAGGTCGATGCGCGCCTGTCGTTTGACACGCAGGGCACGGTGGCCAAGGGCCGCGACCTGATCGCCCTGTATTCGAACGCGGGCATTGCCCGCGAGCGCGTGCTGATCAAGATCGCCTCCACCTGGGAAGGCATCCGCGCCGCCGCCATCCTGGAAAAGGAAGGCATCCGCTGCAACATGACCCTGCTGTTCTCGCTGGCCCAGGCGATTGCCTGCGCCGAAGCGGGCGCCCAGCTCATTTCCCCGTTCGTCGGCCGCATCTACGACTGGTACAAGAAATCGACGGGCATCGACTACATGGGCGCGGAAGACCCGGGCGTGCAATCGGTGCGCCGCATCTACAATTACTACCGCAAGTTCGGCTACAAGACCGAGGTGATGGGCGCGAGCTTCCGCAACACCTCGCAAATCCTCGAACTGGCCGGCTGCGACCTGCTCACCATCAGCCCCGACCTGCTGCAAAAGCTGGCCGACAGCGATGCGCCGGTGGAACGCAAGCTGAGCGCCGAAGCGGCGCCATCGACCAACATCGTGCAAATGTCGCTGAACGAAGAAGCCTTCCGCTTCATGATGAATGAAGACGCGATGGCGACGGAAAAACTGGCCGAAGGCATCCGCGCCTTCTGCGTCGATTCCGGCAAGCTGAAACAGATGATCGCGGCGCTGCGGTAATCGCATCATTACGACGGGCGAAAAAAAGCGGCGCCGTGCATTGCACGGACGCCGCTTTTTTTATTCTAGTCGTCCTCGTTGGCCTCAGGGCGACTGACGGCACCATTGCGAGCGGCCGCAAATCACGACGCGCAGCAGGTGCCGTCAGGCGTCATCAAGAGCAACGGAAGGTGGCCACGCCCTGGTAGTTGGCGCCATTCGCCAGCTGCGCCTTGTAGGCGGCGATCAGCAGATAGCGGCCAGCGCCGCCGTCGCCCAGCATCAGCTGCGCGCCCGTGCCATTCGACAGGTAGCCACCGGTGATGCTGCTCGACGCGGCCGACGCCATGGTCGTCGAAGCCGATACCTTGCCCGTGCTGCCGCCGGCGCTGGCGTCGATGGCCAGCACGACCTTGGCGCCCGAGGCATCGAAGGACATGCTGGCAGTGCCGCTGGCCGTGCCGAAGTTGGCGGTCGACGAGACGCTGCTGCCGCCCGTATAGCTAGGCGCCGTGAACGTGCCCGCATCGCAGGTGAAGGTGCCGGTCGCTGGCAGCGCGGCGAGCACGTTATAGGCGACGTAATGCCCACTGGCATTGTTGCCGCTCAACGTAGTGGCGCCCGTACTATTGCTGAACGCGCCCTTGAACCAGCGTCCCTGCGCAAAGGCCGCGTCGCCGCTGATTTCGCGCGTCACGGCCGGGTTGCCGGTGAAGACGATGCCGCTGATCGTGCTCAGGGCGCCGGAGGCATCCTGTACCAGCGGGCTGGCCTTGCCACTGCTCTGCAAGCCGATCGACGTAAAGATGTAGCGGCTGTTGTCGCCATTGGCGAAACGGGCGCTGACGGCACCCGTGTTTTCGCCGGTGGCCGTTGGCACGACGGGAACGACGGGCGCCACCGGATCGGCAGGCTTGGCCGTATTCACGACAGCCGTCGTGTCGGATGGGGAAGACGAACCGCCGCCACCGCAAGCGGCGAGCGAAGCGGCGATCAGGGTCAGAACAAAAGCGTGATTCAGTTGCATATGATTCCAATAAAAAAAAGCAAGGCATAAGGAATCCTTGGCACATGCCAAAAATTCAACGTCCAATATTATGCAACATTTCTCAATAGAATAGTTGCCTTAAAGAAATTTATTAATACTAACAATGTGACTATACCGAGCGCGTCTGTGCCGTGTCGCCGCGCTGGCGGTAAAATACCTGGCTACAGGCCGCCAGCGACTACTCATGCAATCACCGATCACCATCCGCCTGGGCCGCCGCGCCCGGGCGCGCATCGCCGAAAACGGGGTGCGCGCCAGCGACATCGCCATCATTCCCGCCGCTGCGGGCGGGCCGAAAGGCTTGATCCTGCACCAGCTCGATTGCTGGCTGTTCGGCGACTTCCTGCCGCAGGCACCGCGCCCGCGCCAGTTCGTCGGCGCCTCGATCGGCGCCTGGCGCATGGCCGCCGC
This window of the Janthinobacterium agaricidamnosum genome carries:
- the tal gene encoding transaldolase encodes the protein MNQLEQLKQFTTVVADTGDFQSIQAYTPRDATTNPSLILKAVQKDEYKPLLEKAVRDHPNASTTEIIDRLLIAFGVEILQTIPGRVSTEVDARLSFDTQGTVAKGRDLIALYSNAGIARERVLIKIASTWEGIRAAAILEKEGIRCNMTLLFSLAQAIACAEAGAQLISPFVGRIYDWYKKSTGIDYMGAEDPGVQSVRRIYNYYRKFGYKTEVMGASFRNTSQILELAGCDLLTISPDLLQKLADSDAPVERKLSAEAAPSTNIVQMSLNEEAFRFMMNEDAMATEKLAEGIRAFCVDSGKLKQMIAALR
- the zwf gene encoding glucose-6-phosphate dehydrogenase, which produces MALTDFDLVLFGGSGDLAMRKLLPAMYARDVANDLPPTARIICVGRQDSGQDAFLKMVETNSRPHIKASTLNAATWSKFCARIVYVSLNASDAATYAPLVEALRGDADLTRVYYLATPPHLFALICDNLEDNGLVTPNSRVVLEKPLGRDLASAKQINAEVGKVFQESQIYRIDHYLGKETVQNLLALRFGNILFEPLWRREWISDVQITIAEKLGVGNRMGYYDTSGALRDMLQNHLLQLLCIVAMEPPTSIAPDAVRDEKLQVLRSLKKFTPTTLAQNIVRGQYRAGHVDGATVPSYRDEPDAPEHSRTETFVALKAEIDTWRWAGVPFYLRTGKRMADSLAEIVVRFKQIPHSIFNQPTSSFQPNCLVIRLQPDEGLRMNLMAKTPGDGMRLKPAELELDFRESFKTPRMDAYERLLLDVLRGQLTLFMRGDELEAAWEWVEPILDSWEQNDSAPIPYTAGTWGPAAASALIGRDGLQWREEALPED
- a CDS encoding SIS domain-containing protein, translating into MLLDSIRTQLDSLSKSEKKVALAVLDQPNQTVSQNITALAKSAQVSEPTVVRFCRTLGYDGWHEFKLKLAQGLALAMPGANEQPAQDDLAADLVNKICSRSINTLLDLRNNLNPEAIQRALDILSRASKIEFYGQGTSGIVAADAQHKFFRSGVPTVAYSDPNIHSIAAALLRGGDCLVAISQRGNSPALVRSVKLARRGGADVVVLAPSGTPLADLATVLIPIDLVFNTDPYTPISARLAYLVVIDVLAVGLALQRGPEFRKKMQNAQKALQEFDMQFDSFIG
- a CDS encoding chemotaxis protein — encoded protein: MNSMQQDVDERTSLTGNNKFELFLFKLGTSDHSASRELFGINVFKVREIMEMPAITAVAGSHPHMLGVVNIRGQIVPVIDLPMAVGCKSSGLKILMVTEFARSTQAFAVEEVDEIVRLEWNQVLSAESSVGGGLVTSIARLDGDTDKTRLAQVLDVEQILRNVLPSGDPDVDENSIGPQVRLPAGAVILAADDSSLARSLIEKGLEAMGVPFIMTKTGKEAWERLQAISAQAATEGKTAKDKVALVLTDLEMPEMDGFTLTRNIKNDGRFSNIPVVIHSSLTGSTNEDHVKGVGADGYVAKFVAAELAETIRKVLSR